A genomic window from Macaca thibetana thibetana isolate TM-01 chromosome 16, ASM2454274v1, whole genome shotgun sequence includes:
- the CDRT15 gene encoding LOW QUALITY PROTEIN: CMT1A duplicated region transcript 15 protein (The sequence of the model RefSeq protein was modified relative to this genomic sequence to represent the inferred CDS: substituted 1 base at 1 genomic stop codon) — MFSCCFPTSRGCCFRNGGSESLFXRFRRRLIPHPRRLWPFVRRHTRVPQGSPGQALAGQATPEIPSGLHLHIVLVQEEIREPMEAEAHAPAQYAEIEAFPAPAVEPEPAWEEPPPETALEVKGAPAKDQPREELPEITAPTIATGLSLAAERVAGETGGREGVTSTAPASSSHAAPSPGHGGKHGGGDQGFEPGFLYLAGERLVSFTRAAVLLLQGLFILLLLVGSICVQEMLESIKRRFRRGVPAAPPAPRGGLLLQAWMSVCSWASGLFAPDVLPRTGS, encoded by the exons ATGTTCTCGTGTTGCTTCCCCACTTCGAGAGGCTGCTGCTTCAGGAATGGAGGGAGTGAGAGCCTTTTCTGACGATTCCGAAGAAGGCTCATCCCTCACCCCAGACGCCTGTGGCCCTTTGTAAGAAGGCACACCCGGGTACCACAGGGCAGCCCGGGGCAGGCCCTAGCAGGGCAGGCCACACCAGAGATCCCATCGGGGCTGCATCTGCACATTGTCCTTGTCCAGGAGGAGATTCGGGAGCCCATGGAGGCAGAGGCACATG ctccTGCTCAATATGCAGAAATAGAAGCATTTCCAGCACCAGCTGTTGAGCCAGAACCAGCATGGGAAGAGCCCCCTCCAGAGACAGCGCTGGAGGTGAAGGGAGCTCCAGCCAAGGACCAGCCCAGAGAGGAGCTGCCTGAAATCACGGCACCTACTATAGCCACTGGCCTTAGCCTTGCAGCTGAAAGGGTGGCTGGAGAGACAGGTGGCAGGGAAGGGGTGACCAGCACGGCCCCAGCCAGCAGCTCCCATGCTGCCCCTAgtcctgggcatggtggcaaacatgGAGGCGGAGACCAGGGTTTTGAGCCTGGGTTCCTCTACCTCGCTGGAGAGAGGCTTGTGTCATTCACTAGAGCTGCAGTCCTGCTGCTGCAGGGCCTGTTTATTCTACTGCTGCTGGTGGGGTCTATCTGTGTGCAGGAGATGCTTGAGAGCATTAAAAGAAGGTTCAGAAGAGGAGTTCCAGCAGCTCCTCCTGCACCCAGAGGCGGCCTCCTCCTCCAGGCATGGATGTCTGTCTGCAGCTGGGCATCCGGGCTGTTTGCCCCTGACGTGCTGCCCAGGACAGGATCTTAA